From Rhodopseudomonas palustris, a single genomic window includes:
- a CDS encoding TAXI family TRAP transporter solute-binding subunit: protein MASPDGVGHDSFRNRRRRNRARFALAAVLTFILVAVGVLALVFYEIRPVNLKIAVGPGGGEDLKLVQALAQSFARDRAAVRLVPVVTGGATPSIEAFRNHKADLAVTRADLDLPADAQAVAVLRKNVVVLWAPASAGKGRKAVKTIADLAGRRVGVIGRTPANVKLLDIVLAESGVAPDKVHKEQFATGQPAELARDSSLDAFLAVGPLDSKITGEAIAATAKARGELRFLPIDVGDAIAKKYPIYDSEEIPGSIFSTQPARPEDKVDTVSVNHLIVARQSLSSVVVTKLTRQIFAARQQIAREMPLAGKIEAPDTEKDAALPAHRGAAAFIDGTDRTFMERNSDYIWGLVLLLSGLGSAGAWFRSYLTRDEREAGTKMRDRVLAMVAKARKAESLEALDALQHDIDWILRDTLDCYDDGAIDDLEPFSLVLEQFHHAVQDRRAALSTGPDLVPADSPPVPAAGA, encoded by the coding sequence ATGGCATCCCCGGACGGCGTTGGACATGACAGTTTTCGCAACCGGCGGCGTCGCAATCGCGCCCGTTTCGCGCTGGCGGCGGTGCTGACGTTCATTCTGGTTGCGGTCGGCGTGCTCGCCTTGGTGTTCTACGAGATACGGCCCGTCAATCTGAAGATCGCAGTCGGGCCGGGCGGTGGCGAAGATCTGAAGCTGGTGCAGGCGCTGGCCCAGAGCTTTGCCCGGGACCGGGCCGCGGTGCGGCTGGTGCCAGTTGTCACCGGTGGGGCGACGCCGAGCATCGAGGCGTTTCGAAACCACAAGGCCGACCTCGCGGTCACGCGGGCCGACCTCGATCTGCCGGCGGACGCGCAAGCGGTCGCGGTGCTGCGCAAGAACGTCGTCGTGCTGTGGGCGCCGGCGTCGGCCGGCAAGGGCAGGAAGGCGGTCAAGACCATCGCCGATCTCGCAGGCCGCCGCGTCGGCGTGATCGGGCGGACCCCGGCCAATGTCAAACTGCTCGACATCGTTCTGGCCGAGTCCGGCGTCGCGCCCGACAAGGTCCACAAGGAGCAGTTCGCCACCGGACAGCCGGCCGAGCTGGCGCGCGATTCATCGCTCGACGCCTTCCTGGCGGTCGGTCCGCTCGACAGCAAGATCACCGGCGAAGCGATCGCCGCCACCGCGAAAGCACGGGGCGAGCTGCGCTTCCTGCCGATCGACGTCGGCGACGCGATTGCCAAGAAATATCCGATCTACGACTCGGAAGAGATCCCCGGCAGCATCTTCTCGACCCAGCCGGCGCGACCGGAGGACAAGGTCGATACCGTCAGCGTCAATCACCTGATCGTGGCGCGGCAGTCGCTGTCATCCGTTGTCGTGACCAAGCTGACGCGGCAGATCTTCGCCGCCCGTCAGCAGATCGCCCGCGAGATGCCGCTCGCCGGCAAGATCGAGGCGCCGGACACCGAGAAGGATGCAGCGCTGCCGGCGCATCGCGGCGCCGCCGCGTTCATCGACGGCACTGACCGCACCTTCATGGAGCGCAATAGCGATTACATCTGGGGCTTGGTGTTGCTGTTGTCCGGCCTCGGCTCGGCCGGCGCCTGGTTCCGCAGTTACTTGACGCGCGACGAACGCGAGGCCGGCACCAAGATGCGTGACCGGGTGCTGGCGATGGTCGCCAAGGCGCGCAAGGCGGAATCGCTGGAGGCGCTGGACGCTTTGCAGCACGACATCGACTGGATCCTGCGCGACACGCTGGATTGCTACGACGACGGCGCGATCGACGACCTCGAGCCTTTCAGCCTGGTACTCGAGCAGTTCCACCATGCGGTTCAGGATCGGCGCGCCGCGCTGAGCACCGGCCCTGATCTGGTGCCGGCCGATTCTCCCCCGGTCCCGGCGGCCGGGGCGTGA
- a CDS encoding linear amide C-N hydrolase, producing MIGFKRRLLATCAGAAAIAGLLWPPVADACTRLVYLGADNQVITARSMDWARDIGTNLWIFPRGIKRSGEAGSNSAQWTARYGSVIASAYDVATSDGINEAGLVANVLWLAESQYPPFDGSKPGLALSLWPQYALDNFATVAEAVEALAKEPFTVVTDKMPGEQRIATVHLALSDASGDSAIIEYIDGKQVIHHGRQYQVMTNSPTFDQQLALNSYWQQIGGTVMLPGTNRAADRFARAAFYVGAIPKTPDPVESIAAAFSVIRNVSVPFGISTPDQPNISSTRWRSVSDHKRKLYFFESALTPNVFWIDLTKIDFSADKGVVKKLDLGPGQRNIFSGEVHDRFKPSEPFKFQGL from the coding sequence ATGATCGGGTTCAAGCGACGTCTCCTCGCCACCTGCGCCGGCGCAGCCGCCATCGCGGGATTGTTATGGCCGCCGGTCGCCGACGCCTGCACGCGCTTGGTCTATCTCGGCGCCGACAATCAGGTGATCACGGCGCGATCGATGGATTGGGCGCGCGACATCGGCACCAATCTTTGGATCTTCCCGCGCGGCATCAAACGCTCCGGCGAAGCCGGCTCCAACTCTGCACAGTGGACCGCGCGCTACGGCAGCGTCATCGCGTCGGCCTATGATGTCGCCACTTCGGACGGAATCAACGAGGCGGGGCTGGTCGCCAATGTGCTGTGGCTGGCAGAGTCGCAATATCCGCCGTTCGACGGCTCCAAGCCGGGGCTAGCGCTGTCGCTGTGGCCGCAATATGCGCTCGACAATTTCGCCACCGTCGCCGAAGCAGTCGAGGCGCTGGCGAAGGAACCATTCACGGTCGTCACCGACAAGATGCCCGGTGAGCAGCGCATCGCCACGGTGCATCTGGCGCTGTCGGATGCCTCCGGTGACAGCGCCATCATCGAATATATCGACGGCAAGCAGGTGATCCATCACGGCCGGCAATACCAAGTGATGACCAATTCGCCGACCTTCGATCAGCAGCTCGCGCTGAACTCGTACTGGCAGCAGATCGGCGGCACGGTGATGCTGCCCGGCACCAATCGCGCCGCCGACCGCTTCGCGCGGGCTGCGTTCTATGTCGGCGCGATTCCGAAGACACCCGACCCGGTGGAATCGATCGCCGCCGCGTTCAGCGTGATCCGCAATGTGTCGGTGCCGTTCGGGATCTCGACGCCCGATCAGCCCAACATTTCCTCGACCCGCTGGCGCAGCGTCTCCGACCACAAGCGCAAACTGTACTTCTTCGAATCCGCGCTGACGCCGAACGTGTTCTGGATCGATCTGACGAAGATCGATTTCTCCGCCGACAAGGGCGTGGTGAAGAAGCTCGACCTCGGCCCCGGCCAGCGCAACATCTTCTCCGGCGAAGTGCACGATCGCTTCAAGCCGTCGGAGCCGTTCAAGTTTCAGGGGCTGTGA
- a CDS encoding BrnT family toxin codes for MRIVWDEYKRLVNIDRHGMDFADLDEAFFERSAIVPAKLDRMIAVGELFSGVIVVVFLKLGTEGVSVISMRSASRRERRLIDE; via the coding sequence ATGCGGATTGTCTGGGACGAGTACAAGCGGCTCGTCAATATCGACCGGCATGGGATGGATTTCGCCGATCTCGATGAAGCGTTCTTTGAACGCTCGGCGATCGTTCCAGCAAAGCTCGACCGAATGATCGCGGTCGGAGAATTGTTCAGCGGGGTCATCGTCGTTGTATTTCTTAAGCTCGGCACTGAGGGTGTCAGCGTTATCAGTATGCGTTCTGCAAGTCGCAGGGAGAGGAGACTGATCGATGAGTAA
- a CDS encoding Flp family type IVb pilin: MRRLISRFRTDTRGATSIEYALIAVGISIVIVGLSATLGTNLAAKYSAVKDALP; this comes from the coding sequence GTGCGACGCCTGATTTCTCGATTCCGGACCGACACGCGGGGCGCCACCTCGATCGAATATGCGCTGATCGCCGTCGGCATCAGCATTGTCATCGTCGGTCTGTCGGCCACGCTCGGGACCAATCTGGCCGCCAAATATTCGGCAGTCAAAGACGCGCTGCCTTAG
- a CDS encoding serine hydrolase domain-containing protein → MPRSNLAAPEDASGATLANWRELPFSRWSFRNIDALIPTEAIANAPDDIWSLPTAPRELTGFRVRAQGGELLALDGFLTATDTDALVVLKDGAIAFEAYANGTTATTPHIIMSASKSITGLIAGILSERGHLQLDAEVTTLIPETAGTAYQGATLRRMLDMRTGILIDLDAQRAYAAAAGWDPVPPDRPPTDLKSFYSNLAIKPQPHGGPFRYVSANTDLLGWAIERATGTRFAKLVSDLLWRPLGAEQTASITTDRQGQARTTGGFSMVARDFARIGQMVLDDGLRDGRSIVPSSWIDDLWHGGDRDAWRQGEWQRLFPYRNFSYRGGWYVIHDEPKAMFAMGIHGQNLFVDPESRLVIAKLSSQGAAVDSAAWAVTHRALPEFRRCLG, encoded by the coding sequence ATGCCCCGTTCCAATCTCGCCGCACCGGAGGACGCATCCGGCGCCACGCTCGCCAATTGGCGCGAGCTGCCGTTCAGCCGCTGGTCGTTCCGCAACATCGACGCCCTGATCCCGACCGAGGCGATCGCCAACGCGCCGGATGATATCTGGTCCCTGCCTACGGCACCGCGCGAGCTCACTGGCTTTCGCGTCCGCGCCCAGGGCGGCGAACTGCTCGCCCTAGACGGTTTCCTCACCGCCACCGACACCGATGCGCTGGTCGTACTCAAGGACGGGGCAATCGCGTTCGAGGCCTATGCCAACGGCACCACCGCGACGACACCGCACATCATCATGTCGGCGTCGAAATCGATCACCGGGCTGATCGCCGGGATCCTCAGCGAGCGCGGCCACCTGCAGCTCGACGCCGAGGTGACGACACTGATTCCGGAAACGGCAGGCACCGCCTATCAGGGCGCGACGTTGCGGCGGATGCTCGACATGCGGACCGGCATTCTGATCGACCTCGACGCGCAGCGCGCCTATGCGGCCGCCGCCGGGTGGGACCCGGTGCCGCCGGATCGACCGCCGACCGACCTCAAGTCGTTCTACAGCAACCTGGCGATCAAGCCGCAGCCGCATGGCGGGCCGTTTCGCTACGTCTCAGCCAACACCGATCTACTCGGCTGGGCGATCGAACGCGCCACCGGCACCCGTTTCGCCAAGCTGGTTTCCGATCTGTTGTGGCGCCCACTCGGGGCCGAGCAGACGGCCTCGATCACCACCGACCGGCAGGGCCAGGCACGCACCACCGGCGGCTTCAGCATGGTGGCCCGCGATTTTGCCCGGATCGGACAGATGGTTCTCGACGACGGCCTGCGCGACGGGCGGTCGATCGTCCCGTCGTCATGGATCGACGATCTGTGGCATGGCGGCGACCGGGATGCCTGGCGGCAGGGAGAATGGCAGAGATTGTTTCCGTACCGGAATTTCAGCTACCGCGGCGGCTGGTACGTGATCCACGACGAACCGAAAGCGATGTTCGCGATGGGAATTCACGGCCAGAACCTGTTCGTCGATCCGGAGAGCCGGCTGGTGATCGCCAAGCTGTCGTCGCAGGGAGCTGCAGTCGATAGCGCCGCCTGGGCGGTGACGCATCGTGCGCTGCCGGAATTTCGCCGCTGCCTCGGCTGA
- a CDS encoding S8 family peptidase gives MARDDGFLWPSGDDGRPMQFSLPGEIVETILLGPADDRRVLQDSPLLGDVWSAYALDPGARQDVLITPHFKATAADVASMIRLGRPIWNRSRNEMVDAQLSRRLESAKIAYLQGLVAAELYFDEVLCILVPLTLWWRQQQGAGRIKQVEERRAALIKLLQTPPGATRKAGINVERDNYSSLERYIALAGLIFWISKRERRAEDQLPGQPAGSAAALLALPELDEDLAFAQYAPCAAEIVDEIFKAYPKVEEDLAELVRKSSEIGELAGDALAEGYIFQVSLNRRADTALDRSVPAVKADAAQSLFRVMCDRIVWGVIDSGIDCSHPALQMIDEQATTDPSNPVYASRVKKTFDFTRIREIVTSEVDDVGAAEVDRIARTTGLSIEATQKYLKQVAIDAENRRPINWGDVEKLITLKHPPPPTNPHGTHVAGIIGADGDLVGSAYNGMCPDIRLYDFRVLGKTAADTEFAVIAALQYIRYINERHNYITVHGVNLSLSIPHNVRNYACGRTPVCNECERLVESGVVVVAAAGNRGFQKFQTVDGPFENYAAFSITDPGNGDGVITVGSTHGNWPQTYGISFFSSRGPTGDGRLKPDLVAPGERVYSTVLNHGWAPESGTSMAAPHVSGAAAMLLARYEELIGQPRRVKQILCASATDLGRERSFQGHGMLDVLRAFQSI, from the coding sequence ATGGCGAGGGACGACGGATTCCTGTGGCCGAGTGGCGACGATGGACGGCCGATGCAGTTCTCGCTGCCCGGCGAGATCGTCGAGACTATCTTGCTCGGCCCCGCCGACGACCGCCGGGTGCTGCAGGATTCGCCGCTGCTCGGCGACGTCTGGAGCGCCTACGCGCTCGATCCCGGGGCACGCCAGGACGTCCTGATCACCCCTCACTTCAAAGCCACCGCTGCCGATGTCGCCAGCATGATCAGGCTCGGCCGGCCGATCTGGAACAGATCGCGCAACGAGATGGTCGATGCGCAACTGTCGCGCCGGCTCGAATCCGCCAAGATCGCCTATCTGCAGGGGCTGGTCGCAGCCGAGCTGTATTTCGACGAAGTGCTGTGCATCCTGGTGCCGCTGACGCTGTGGTGGCGGCAGCAGCAGGGCGCCGGCCGGATCAAACAGGTCGAGGAGCGCCGCGCGGCGCTGATCAAGCTGCTGCAGACGCCACCGGGCGCGACGCGCAAAGCAGGGATCAATGTCGAGCGCGACAACTACTCATCGCTCGAACGCTATATCGCGCTCGCCGGGTTGATCTTCTGGATCAGCAAACGTGAGCGGCGTGCCGAAGATCAATTGCCGGGGCAGCCCGCAGGCAGCGCCGCAGCGCTGCTGGCCTTGCCCGAACTCGACGAGGATCTGGCCTTCGCGCAGTATGCGCCGTGTGCCGCCGAGATCGTCGATGAGATCTTCAAGGCCTATCCTAAGGTCGAGGAGGATCTCGCCGAACTGGTGCGCAAGAGCTCCGAGATAGGCGAACTCGCCGGAGACGCACTGGCCGAGGGGTACATCTTCCAGGTGTCGCTGAACCGCCGCGCCGACACCGCGCTCGATCGCTCGGTTCCTGCAGTGAAGGCCGACGCGGCACAGTCGCTGTTCCGGGTAATGTGCGACCGGATCGTCTGGGGTGTGATCGATTCCGGGATCGACTGCAGTCACCCGGCACTGCAGATGATCGACGAGCAGGCGACGACCGACCCGAGCAATCCAGTCTACGCGAGCCGTGTGAAGAAGACCTTCGACTTTACACGGATCCGCGAGATCGTGACCAGCGAGGTCGATGACGTCGGAGCAGCCGAAGTCGATCGCATCGCGCGGACCACCGGCCTGTCGATCGAGGCGACGCAGAAATATCTCAAGCAGGTCGCGATCGATGCCGAGAACCGGCGTCCGATCAACTGGGGCGATGTCGAGAAGCTGATCACGCTGAAACATCCGCCGCCGCCGACCAATCCGCACGGCACGCACGTTGCCGGCATCATCGGTGCCGACGGCGATCTCGTTGGCTCGGCCTATAACGGCATGTGCCCGGATATCCGGCTGTACGACTTCCGTGTGCTGGGGAAGACCGCGGCCGACACCGAATTCGCGGTGATCGCGGCGTTGCAGTACATCCGCTACATCAACGAGCGGCACAATTACATCACCGTGCACGGCGTCAATCTCAGCCTCTCGATTCCGCACAACGTCCGCAACTACGCTTGCGGCCGGACGCCGGTGTGCAACGAATGTGAACGGCTGGTGGAGAGTGGCGTCGTCGTGGTGGCTGCGGCGGGCAATCGTGGTTTTCAGAAGTTCCAGACCGTCGACGGTCCGTTCGAGAACTACGCCGCCTTCAGCATCACCGATCCCGGCAATGGCGACGGCGTCATCACCGTCGGCTCGACCCACGGCAACTGGCCGCAGACCTACGGCATCAGCTTTTTCTCCAGCCGCGGGCCGACCGGCGACGGTCGTCTGAAGCCCGATCTGGTGGCGCCGGGAGAGCGGGTCTACTCCACCGTGCTGAACCACGGATGGGCGCCGGAGTCCGGCACCAGCATGGCGGCGCCGCATGTCAGCGGCGCAGCGGCGATGCTGCTGGCGCGCTACGAAGAACTGATCGGCCAGCCGCGGCGGGTGAAGCAGATCCTCTGCGCCAGCGCCACCGATCTCGGCCGCGAACGCAGTTTCCAAGGGCACGGCATGCTGGACGTGCTGCGCGCATTCCAGTCGATCTGA
- a CDS encoding patatin-like phospholipase family protein, producing the protein MTDSPVGRVPTEIVAPKLEDGIALCLSGGGYRAMVFHVGVLWRLHETGILKTVRRISSVSGGSIAAGLLALKWPTLSFAAGSSTTEFVREVVAPLRAFAGETIDAGSILWGIALPGVSIGDEIAKAYDRGLFQGATLQDLPDEPRFVINATNVQSGVLWRFSKRYMRDYRVGEVLNPTVTLAQAVTASSAFPPVLSPFQLRLDPTKFTPNSGDDLQREPFTSRVFLTDGGVYDNLGLETAWKRYTTVLVSDAGGQVAAEEEPATDWAQHSIACSIWSTIRSGRCASGN; encoded by the coding sequence ATGACCGATTCTCCCGTGGGACGTGTTCCGACCGAGATTGTCGCTCCGAAACTCGAGGACGGCATTGCGCTTTGCCTGTCGGGCGGCGGCTACCGCGCGATGGTGTTTCATGTCGGGGTACTGTGGCGGCTGCACGAAACCGGCATCCTGAAAACGGTCAGACGTATCTCCAGCGTATCGGGCGGTTCGATTGCCGCCGGCCTGCTGGCATTGAAATGGCCGACATTGAGTTTCGCGGCGGGAAGCAGCACGACGGAGTTCGTGCGCGAGGTGGTGGCGCCGCTGCGCGCCTTCGCCGGTGAAACCATCGATGCCGGATCGATCCTGTGGGGCATTGCGTTGCCGGGCGTATCGATCGGCGACGAGATCGCCAAGGCTTATGATCGCGGGCTGTTTCAAGGCGCCACGCTGCAGGATCTGCCGGACGAGCCGCGCTTCGTCATCAATGCCACCAATGTACAGTCGGGCGTGCTGTGGCGGTTCTCGAAGCGCTATATGCGCGACTACCGAGTGGGCGAGGTGCTGAATCCGACAGTGACGTTGGCGCAGGCGGTGACGGCGTCGTCGGCATTTCCGCCGGTGCTGTCGCCGTTCCAGCTACGGCTCGACCCGACCAAATTCACGCCGAATTCCGGCGACGATCTACAGCGCGAGCCGTTCACCAGCCGGGTGTTTCTCACTGATGGCGGGGTCTACGACAATCTCGGGCTCGAGACGGCGTGGAAGCGCTACACGACCGTGCTGGTCAGCGATGCCGGCGGCCAAGTCGCTGCCGAGGAAGAGCCGGCGACCGATTGGGCGCAGCACTCCATCGCGTGCTCAATCTGGTCGACAATCAGGTCCGGTCGCTGCGCAAGCGGCAACTGA
- a CDS encoding BrnA antitoxin family protein, whose product MSKRLSKTFEPGRGYSKQDWDDVESPELTAEQIKELRPFAEVLPDLAASIRRGRGPNKAPTKRLVSLRLSPEVIDTYKAGGPGWQSRIDADLRRINKIK is encoded by the coding sequence ATGAGTAAAAGGCTCTCGAAGACGTTCGAGCCCGGCCGAGGTTATAGCAAGCAGGATTGGGACGATGTTGAAAGCCCGGAACTGACAGCGGAGCAGATCAAAGAGCTTCGTCCATTCGCCGAAGTTCTTCCCGATCTCGCCGCCTCGATCCGTCGCGGGCGCGGTCCGAACAAGGCGCCGACCAAGCGACTGGTGTCACTGCGGCTGTCGCCGGAGGTGATCGACACCTACAAGGCCGGAGGTCCCGGCTGGCAGTCGCGGATCGACGCCGATCTGCGTCGCATCAACAAGATCAAGTGA
- a CDS encoding MDR family MFS transporter produces the protein MSMSERQSRQPVGPPHHLLSDEAAAELSSIPTEVINLGDAPPLAPAGALTQGEVRAILLSLLLAMFLAALDQTIVATALPTIGRQFGDVENLSWVITAYLLSSTAVAPVFGSLADIYGRRVMIIVSLSLFVAGSVMCALAPSLLVLILGRALQGLGGGGIMPIVQTVISDVVSPRERGQYQAYFSGVWVSAGIGGPILGGFFAEHLHWSMIFWINLPLAIGALALLLPKMAKIPVYHRRRKVDWLGGVLLMSAAMAVMLVLTWGGNRFAWLSPTILALSGAAVLLAVSFVWHALRAREPFLPLSLMSGTVVPWAMAGGAFTMGAMIALTVHMPLYYEAVYHLTASQSGLALIPIAAISVFGAAFTGRAMVHVERYKRIAILGTSFAALMALAIALLTPLPLWLFLTLLSLCSLGLGTVFPVSVVSIQNAVPRPQIGTATGAMNFFRALMASFTVAAFTAILLIALGGDVQLGGAEHRHVVGSVGSAEMVAAFRWVFGAAALMLTASALCIVVMEERKLAGPEPTLALSE, from the coding sequence ATGAGCATGTCCGAACGCCAGAGCCGTCAACCTGTGGGCCCACCCCACCATCTGCTGTCCGACGAAGCCGCCGCCGAACTCTCCAGCATTCCGACCGAAGTGATCAATCTCGGCGACGCGCCGCCGCTGGCGCCGGCCGGCGCGCTGACCCAGGGCGAAGTTCGCGCGATTCTGTTGAGCCTGCTGCTGGCGATGTTCCTCGCCGCGCTCGATCAGACCATCGTCGCCACCGCGCTGCCGACGATCGGACGGCAGTTCGGCGACGTCGAAAACCTGTCCTGGGTGATCACCGCGTATCTGCTGTCGTCGACTGCAGTCGCTCCGGTGTTCGGCAGTCTGGCCGACATCTACGGCCGGCGGGTGATGATCATCGTCTCGCTCAGCCTGTTCGTCGCCGGCTCCGTGATGTGCGCGCTGGCGCCGAGTTTGCTGGTCCTGATCCTCGGCCGCGCGCTGCAGGGGCTGGGCGGCGGCGGCATCATGCCGATCGTGCAGACGGTGATCTCCGACGTCGTCAGTCCGCGCGAGCGGGGCCAGTATCAGGCTTATTTCTCTGGCGTGTGGGTATCGGCCGGAATCGGCGGGCCGATCCTCGGCGGCTTCTTCGCCGAGCATTTGCACTGGTCGATGATCTTCTGGATCAACCTGCCGCTCGCAATCGGCGCGCTGGCGCTGCTGCTGCCGAAGATGGCGAAGATCCCAGTGTATCACCGCCGCCGCAAAGTGGATTGGCTCGGCGGCGTGCTGCTGATGTCTGCGGCAATGGCGGTGATGCTGGTGCTGACCTGGGGTGGCAATCGCTTTGCCTGGCTGTCGCCGACAATCCTGGCGCTGTCGGGCGCGGCGGTGCTGTTGGCGGTGAGCTTCGTCTGGCACGCACTGCGAGCCCGGGAGCCGTTCCTGCCGCTGTCATTGATGAGCGGGACGGTCGTCCCGTGGGCAATGGCCGGCGGCGCCTTCACCATGGGGGCGATGATCGCGCTGACGGTGCACATGCCGCTGTATTACGAGGCGGTGTATCATCTGACTGCGAGCCAATCCGGCCTGGCGCTGATCCCGATCGCGGCGATCTCGGTGTTCGGCGCGGCGTTCACTGGCCGCGCAATGGTGCATGTCGAGCGCTACAAGCGGATCGCGATCCTCGGCACCAGCTTCGCGGCGCTGATGGCTTTGGCGATCGCGCTGCTGACGCCGCTGCCGTTGTGGCTGTTCCTGACGCTACTGTCGCTGTGTTCGCTCGGGCTCGGCACGGTGTTCCCGGTCAGCGTGGTGTCGATCCAGAATGCGGTCCCGCGGCCCCAGATCGGCACCGCGACCGGCGCGATGAACTTCTTCCGGGCGCTGATGGCCTCATTCACGGTGGCGGCGTTCACCGCGATCCTGCTGATCGCGCTCGGCGGCGACGTGCAGCTTGGCGGCGCCGAGCATCGCCATGTCGTCGGCAGCGTCGGGTCCGCCGAGATGGTCGCGGCGTTCCGCTGGGTGTTCGGCGCGGCGGCGCTGATGCTGACGGCCTCGGCGCTGTGCATCGTCGTGATGGAAGAGCGTAAGCTGGCCGGCCCCGAGCCGACGCTCGCGCTGTCGGAGTAG
- a CDS encoding phage portal protein, whose product MFDRLKARLALTEVKTSRTAQVLAVGFGGRPRWTPRDYTGLAREGYVGNAIVYRSVRLVAESAAACVFGVFDGAQEKEAHPLAALLARPNPRQDGAALLETLYAHLLLAGNAYLEAVTLGEAVHELYALRPDRIKLIPGPDGWAEAYDYSVGGRTVRFDQHAAPVSPILHLTFFHPLDDHYGMAPLEAAAVAVDTHNAAARWNKALLDNSARPSGALVYAGPEGAVLSENQFERLKRELENTYEGAANAGRPLLLEGGLDWKAMALSPKDMDFLEAKHAAAREIALAFGVPPMLLGIPGDNTFSNYQEANRSFVRQTVLPLATRVGNALAQWLSPQFGDGVRLVIDTDRIDALSPDRTALWDRVTRAPFLTLNEKREAVGYAPIDGGDRLG is encoded by the coding sequence ATGTTCGATCGGCTGAAGGCTCGTCTGGCGCTGACGGAAGTCAAGACGTCACGAACCGCGCAGGTACTTGCGGTGGGGTTCGGCGGACGGCCGCGGTGGACGCCGAGGGACTATACCGGCCTGGCGCGCGAGGGATATGTCGGCAACGCGATCGTGTATCGCTCCGTGCGCTTGGTGGCGGAGAGCGCCGCCGCCTGCGTGTTCGGCGTGTTCGACGGCGCCCAGGAGAAGGAGGCGCATCCGCTCGCCGCGCTGCTGGCGCGCCCCAACCCGCGCCAGGACGGCGCTGCGCTGCTGGAGACGCTGTACGCGCACCTGCTGCTCGCCGGCAACGCCTATCTCGAAGCGGTGACGCTCGGCGAGGCCGTGCACGAGCTCTATGCGCTGCGGCCCGACCGCATCAAACTGATCCCGGGCCCAGATGGCTGGGCGGAGGCGTATGACTACAGCGTCGGCGGCCGCACCGTGCGGTTCGATCAGCATGCCGCTCCGGTTTCGCCGATCCTGCATCTGACGTTCTTCCATCCGCTCGACGACCACTACGGCATGGCGCCGCTCGAAGCTGCCGCGGTCGCGGTCGACACCCACAATGCTGCCGCGCGGTGGAATAAGGCGTTGCTCGACAATTCGGCGCGGCCGTCGGGCGCGCTGGTATATGCCGGGCCGGAAGGCGCCGTGCTCAGCGAGAATCAGTTCGAGCGGCTGAAGCGCGAATTGGAGAACACCTACGAAGGCGCCGCCAATGCCGGCCGGCCGCTGCTGCTCGAAGGCGGGCTCGACTGGAAGGCGATGGCGCTGTCGCCGAAGGACATGGACTTTCTCGAGGCCAAGCACGCCGCCGCGCGCGAGATCGCGCTGGCGTTCGGCGTGCCGCCGATGCTGCTCGGCATTCCCGGCGACAACACGTTCTCGAACTACCAGGAAGCCAACCGCAGCTTCGTGCGCCAGACCGTGCTGCCGCTGGCGACGCGCGTCGGCAACGCGCTGGCGCAGTGGCTGTCGCCGCAATTCGGGGACGGCGTCCGCCTGGTGATCGACACCGACCGGATCGACGCGCTGTCGCCCGACCGCACCGCGCTGTGGGACCGCGTCACCCGCGCACCGTTCCTCACCCTGAACGAAAAGCGCGAAGCGGTCGGCTACGCGCCGATCGACGGTGGCGACCGGCTGGGGTGA